A section of the Triticum dicoccoides isolate Atlit2015 ecotype Zavitan chromosome 7A, WEW_v2.0, whole genome shotgun sequence genome encodes:
- the LOC119328367 gene encoding transcription factor HEC2-like: MDLDTAMDMTNQEQLMHTISQLDSALTYLASPSTSPSHQPPVLAPPYPSCATGAVTPNSVTMPVLVPPPAAAYPEHTATRRLVVGVHPAADVERPRRRNGRVSSEPQSVAARLRRERVSQRMRALQRLVPGGARLDTASMLEEAVRYVRFLKSHVQALEQAAAALHGRREDVAGGEFYHHCPHYA; this comes from the coding sequence ATGGACTTGGACACGGCAATGGACATGACGAACCAAGAACAGCTCATGCACACCATCTCCCAACTCGACAGCGCCCTCACATACCTTGCTTCTCCATCCACATCGCCATCGCACCAGCCACCGGTCCTAGCCCCGCCGTATCCATCGTGTGCCACCGGTGCGGTTACTCCTAATTCGGTCACGATGCCGGTGTTGGTGCCGCCGCCAGCCGCGGCCTACCCGGAGCACACGGCGACGCGGCGGCTTGTCGTCGGCGTCCACCCGGCCGCGGACGTGGAGAGGCCCAGGCGCCGCAACGGGCGCGTCTCGAGCGAGCCGCAGAGCGTGGCGGCGAGGCTGCGGCGGGAGCGCGTGAGCCAGCGGATGCGCGCGCTGCAGCGGCTGGTGCCCGGCGGCGCGAGGCTGGACACGGCGTCCATGCTGGAGGAGGCCGTCCGCTACGTCAGGTTCCTCAAGAGCCACGTCCAGGCGCTCGAGCAGGCCGCGGCCGCGTTACATGGCCGCCGCGAGGACGTCGCCGGCGGCGAATTCTACCATCACTGCCCGCACTATGCTTAA